The genomic segment GCCGACGAGCTGAAGCAGTTCGACCGCGTGTTGGGCGCCGCCGCCGCCGGACGCGCCTCGACCCTGCTCGTCGGCGGTGACGCAGGTGTCGGGAAGACGCGCCTGCTCGACGAATGGAGCCGCCGGGCCGGCGACGCGGGCGCGCGCATGGTCATCGGTCGCTGCCTGCAGCTCGGCGCGGCGTCGCTGCCCTTCGGCGCCGTCGTCGAGGCGCTCCGTACGCTGGTCGGCGACACGCCGGCCGGTCGCCGCCGTGAGGTGTTCGGGCCGTTGCAGGCCAGCACCGAGCTCGCGCGTGTGGTCCCCGAACTGGGTCCGTCCGACCCGACGGGAGACTCGGTCATCGACGTCGTGGGCGGTGACCGGCAGCTGCGCATGTTCGAGCAGGTCGCCGCACTGCTGGGCCACGCGGCGCGGCGCGCGCCCGTCGTCGTCGCGATCGAGGACCTCCACTGGGCGGACCAGTCGACCCTCGACCTGGTGAGCTACCTGGTGCACACACTCGACGACGCAGCGGTCGTGCTGGTGCTCACGTACCGCACCGACGATCTGGGCCGTCGTCACCCGCTCCGGCCACTGGTCGGCCGCCTGCGGCGGGTCCCGTCCGCCGTGCCGATCGAGCTGTCGCCGCTCGACCGGTACGAGCTGGCCGAACTGGCTGCCGCGATCCTCGGTGACCTCCCGACGACCGCGCTGCTCGACGACCTGCATGCGCGCACCGAGGGCAACCCCTTCTTCGCCGAGGAGATGCTCGCCGCCGCCGACACCGTGGTGGGGCCGGTGCCCGACGCCCTCGCCGGCCTTCTGCTGTCCCGCGTCGACCGGCTGCCCGACGATGCCCAGGCGGTCGTGCGGATCGCCGCCGCGGCCGGCCGCGACGTCGATCATGAGCTGCTCACGATGGTGACGGGTCGCCGGCTGGGCCTGCCGGAGCCCCGTCTGCTGCAGGCGCTGCGGGACGCCGTTGCAGAGCAGGTGCTCGTGGTCAGCACCGACGGCGTGGGCTACGCCTTCCGCCACGCACTGCTGCAGGAGGCCGTGCACGGTGATCTGCTGCCCGGCGAGCGCGTGCAGGTGCACGCCGAGATCGCCGGGATCCTCACCGAACGGCCGGACCTCGCCGGAGCGGCCGGAGCGACCGCCGCGCTGGCGTGGCACTACGCGGCGGCACAGGATCAACCGCGCGCACTGCGGGCGTCGGTGGAGGCCGCCCGCGCCGCGCACGCAGCGTTCGCCGTCGCCGACGAGCAGCACCACCTCGAACGCGCACTCGAGCTGTGGGACGTCGTGCCGGACGCCGCCGACGCGGCGGGAACGACGCGCAGCGACCTGTTGATCGCGGCTGCGGCGGCAGCCCATGGCGCGGGGCAGCCGGTGCGGGCCGAGCGCTACGCACGGACGGCGCTGGACATCCTCGACGAGGACGAACAGCCGACAGCCGCGGCGTTGGCGTGGATGTGGCTGGCCAACGCCCGTCACGCCGCCGGACATCCGGGCGCGTTCGACGCCCACGACCGCGCCGCCACGCTGATCCCGCGGGAACCGTCGGCCGCGCGTGCCCGGGTACTCGGATCCCACGCCGCGGCCCTCATGCTGGCCCCGCGGCTCGAGGAGGCGGCGGGGCCGGTCGAAGAGGCGGTGCGTGTGGCGCGCGAGGTGGGCGCGCACGGCGATCACATGCATGCACTGCTCTGCGCCGGGGTCGTCCGCTCCGCCCTCGGCGATCCTGACGGCGGTCTCGCGGCATTCGCGGAAGCACGGGAGCTGGCTGCGCGGATCGGGTCGCTGCACGTGGCACGCCTGTACGTCAACGAATCCGACGTCCTGTTCAACCTCGGACGCGCCGAGGAAGCGCTCGCCGTCGGCCGCGAGGGCCTGGCCGTCGCGCGTGAGTTCGGCCTCCGGCGCAGTGCCAGCACATGGATGCACGGCAACCTCGCGGAGTTTCTCCTCCACCTCGGTCGTCTCGACGAGGCGCGGATGCACCTCCATGAGGCCGCCGCGCTGCGCGGCGCCGACGTCCGAGACATGCACCTCCAGCTCCGGCATGGCCAGTTGGCGTTGCTGACCGACGATCTCGACGCCGCCGACGAGGCGCTCGAGCTCGCGGCACGCGTCCACCACGGGGTGGCCGCCGGGGCGCAGATGGCCGGACCCCGGCACGAGCTCGCGGCCGAGCTCGCTCTCGCCCGCGACGACCCGGATACGGCGTTCGCCGCCGTCGTGGCGGGCCTCGACAACGTCGAGGAGGCCGACGGCGTGCGCCGCTACGGCGGCTGGCTGTACGCGCTCGGTCTGCGCGCCGCTGCGCTGACCGGTGGCGGACCGGGGCGGGCGGCGGCCACACGCGTGCACGACCGCCTGGCGGCGTCCCGGACCACGGCCGTCCACGGTGCCAGTCCCATGTGGCGGGCGCAGACCGCGGTGGCCGACGCGGAGTGGGCGAGCCTGCATGGCCACGACGACGCGTCCACCCGCTGGCGCGCGGCGATAGCCGCGCTCGACGACCGCGGGTTCGTCCCCGCCGCGACCGTCGCGCGCATCCGCCAGGCCGAGTCCGTGCTCCCCGCCGAACGTGCCGTGGCCGAGACCGCGCTCGAACATGCCTGGCACGACGCCGACGATGCTGGTCTCGCCCTGGCGCGTCGGCAGGCCGAGGCGGTCGCGCGCCGGGCCAACATCGCCGTCGGGCCACGCACCGCGTCCGACACGCCGTTCGGGCTGACGGCCCGCGAACTGGAGGTCCTGCGTTTGGTCGCCGAGGGGCGCAGCAACCCCGAGATCGGCCGTGCGCTGTACATCAGCCGCAAGACCGCGAGCACGCACGTGTCGAACATCCTGTCCAAGCTCGGTGTCGCGACGCGCGGCGAGGCGGCCGCCGTGGCCCATCGGGACGGCCTGGCCGGCGGTTGACGCTCAGGCGTCCGGCTGGGACCGACATGCGAGCGGCGGCGCCCGACCGCCCGCCGTCGCTTCGTCGGCCGGCTGCTGCAGTGCGGAACGCGCGGCGTCGAAGGAGTCAACGCCGACGACCGTCAGGTGACTGCCGGCCGGCACGGCGCTGCGTGCGTCGTCGACCTGCGCGTCGGGTGCCAGGAAGACCTCCGCGCCCTCGCGTGCGGCAGCTGCGACCTTGAGGTCGATGTCGTCGATGGTGCCGACCGTGCCGTCGATCCCCAGCGTGCCGGTTCCCGCGATCCGCCGACCCTTGGCGAGGTCGTCGTCGTCGACCAGGTCCAGGACCGCCAGTCCCACCATCAATCCGGCGCTTGGTCCTCCGATCCGCCCGGACAGCACGTCGACGTCGAACGGCAGGCGCACCTGTGGCGCGAACGTCGTGATGCGCACGCCGATCATGTGCCGGAGCTCACCGTCGACCACGCGTGGTTCGGGGGTCAGGCGCACGGAGCGCACGGCGCCGTCGCGTTCGATCTCCAGATCCAGCGGATCGACGCCGCTCACGGCGTCGATCAGTGCGGCGTCCGTCGTGATCGTCTCGCCGTCGACGGAGGTGATGACGTCGCCGGGGCGCAGCACACCGTCGGCCGGTGCGCCGTCGATGACATCGACCACGTCGGCACCGGAGCCCACCACGTCGACCGTCAGCCCGGCGGCACGCAACGCCACGACGACCGCCCGATCGGTGGCGTCGATGAACATGCGCCGCTGGCGCCGCAGGTACTGGTCGCGGCGGTCGTCTCCCAGCAGTTGGCGCTCGCCGACGACGCGTTGGTCGCCCCGGAGGGCCGCGACCGCCAGGCCGAAGACCGTGGCGTCGCGTTGCGCGACCGTCGTCAACAGGAAGTTCCCGTTGACCATGGCGTCACGATGGCCGTCGATCGCGACGCACGGCGGGATGGCGGCCGCCGTGCCGGGCATCTCGATGAACGCCGGCAGCGGCGCGACGGCGCCGCCGAGCAACAGCACGCCCACGCAGGCGACCAGGAACGACCCGTACCGACGCCGCCTGCGACGAGCGGTCGCGGACGTCGGCGCGCCGTCGCCTACCGCGTTCACGTGACGGCGTCGACCACGAGGCTCGGTGTCAGCAGGCCGACCGGCTCGCCGTCGCGGACCACGATCAGCATCTGGTCGCGCGCGCGGAACATCCGCTCGACGGCCTCGTCCATGGGCGTGTCGTCGCTGATGAAGACGTCCGGTTCGGCGATCGCGTCGACCTGTGTCGCGGCCCACCGCTCGCGGGGCACGTCGTTGAGGTCCCGGAGCGTCACACCGCCGACCAGCGGGCGACCGACGGGCCACAGCACCGACGGACGTTGCTGCAGCCTGGCGTCGATGTCGGCCAGCAGCGCTCCCGACGGGACCGTCGGGGGGACGACACCCATCAGATCGCGGACGCGCCGCCGGCTGAGCCGCTCACGACGGCGCGCCGCACCGTGTGCGTCGACCGACGACCGCAGCAGGAAGATACCGATCAGCCCGCCCCACAGACCCAACCGCGCGGCGAGGCGCAGGACGGGCCCGACGACGGGCACGCCGAGGTCGGGCAGCCCGGTTACCGACAGCATCGCGCCGACCAGCAGCAGTGCGGCGAACGCCTGCCCGATCCGTGCGGCCACGCGTGTGGCCAGGTTGCGCGACGACGTCACCATCCACACCACGGCCCGCAGCAGTCGACCGCCGTCGAGGGGATAGCCGGGGATCAGGTTGAAGATGGCCATCGCGGCGTTGAGCCACCCCAGATACCCGGCGACGAGCTCGGGGATCGAGAAGTCCGGCAGCAGCTCGACGAGCACGCCGCACAGTGCCGCGAGCACCAGGCTGATCAGTGGGCCGATCCCGACGATCACGAGCTCGTCGCGCGCCGACTCGGGCTCGCCGACGGACTCGGTCACACCGCCGAGCAGGAACAG from the Euzebyales bacterium genome contains:
- a CDS encoding AAA family ATPase, yielding MTRTIRSERLIGRADELKQFDRVLGAAAAGRASTLLVGGDAGVGKTRLLDEWSRRAGDAGARMVIGRCLQLGAASLPFGAVVEALRTLVGDTPAGRRREVFGPLQASTELARVVPELGPSDPTGDSVIDVVGGDRQLRMFEQVAALLGHAARRAPVVVAIEDLHWADQSTLDLVSYLVHTLDDAAVVLVLTYRTDDLGRRHPLRPLVGRLRRVPSAVPIELSPLDRYELAELAAAILGDLPTTALLDDLHARTEGNPFFAEEMLAAADTVVGPVPDALAGLLLSRVDRLPDDAQAVVRIAAAAGRDVDHELLTMVTGRRLGLPEPRLLQALRDAVAEQVLVVSTDGVGYAFRHALLQEAVHGDLLPGERVQVHAEIAGILTERPDLAGAAGATAALAWHYAAAQDQPRALRASVEAARAAHAAFAVADEQHHLERALELWDVVPDAADAAGTTRSDLLIAAAAAAHGAGQPVRAERYARTALDILDEDEQPTAAALAWMWLANARHAAGHPGAFDAHDRAATLIPREPSAARARVLGSHAAALMLAPRLEEAAGPVEEAVRVAREVGAHGDHMHALLCAGVVRSALGDPDGGLAAFAEARELAARIGSLHVARLYVNESDVLFNLGRAEEALAVGREGLAVAREFGLRRSASTWMHGNLAEFLLHLGRLDEARMHLHEAAALRGADVRDMHLQLRHGQLALLTDDLDAADEALELAARVHHGVAAGAQMAGPRHELAAELALARDDPDTAFAAVVAGLDNVEEADGVRRYGGWLYALGLRAAALTGGGPGRAAATRVHDRLAASRTTAVHGASPMWRAQTAVADAEWASLHGHDDASTRWRAAIAALDDRGFVPAATVARIRQAESVLPAERAVAETALEHAWHDADDAGLALARRQAEAVARRANIAVGPRTASDTPFGLTARELEVLRLVAEGRSNPEIGRALYISRKTASTHVSNILSKLGVATRGEAAAVAHRDGLAGG
- a CDS encoding PDZ domain-containing protein, which codes for MGVLLLGGAVAPLPAFIEMPGTAAAIPPCVAIDGHRDAMVNGNFLLTTVAQRDATVFGLAVAALRGDQRVVGERQLLGDDRRDQYLRRQRRMFIDATDRAVVVALRAAGLTVDVVGSGADVVDVIDGAPADGVLRPGDVITSVDGETITTDAALIDAVSGVDPLDLEIERDGAVRSVRLTPEPRVVDGELRHMIGVRITTFAPQVRLPFDVDVLSGRIGGPSAGLMVGLAVLDLVDDDDLAKGRRIAGTGTLGIDGTVGTIDDIDLKVAAAAREGAEVFLAPDAQVDDARSAVPAGSHLTVVGVDSFDAARSALQQPADEATAGGRAPPLACRSQPDA
- a CDS encoding site-2 protease family protein, with the translated sequence MTDSARAGPAGYLGARWTLLRIRGVPLVIGPSLLLLVGLFTVVLARQLLPRAAFVDAPGAAWATAAVTTALFIASIFAHEVGHAVTSLDRGVEVRSITLFLLGGVTESVGEPESARDELVIVGIGPLISLVLAALCGVLVELLPDFSIPELVAGYLGWLNAAMAIFNLIPGYPLDGGRLLRAVVWMVTSSRNLATRVAARIGQAFAALLLVGAMLSVTGLPDLGVPVVGPVLRLAARLGLWGGLIGIFLLRSSVDAHGAARRRERLSRRRVRDLMGVVPPTVPSGALLADIDARLQQRPSVLWPVGRPLVGGVTLRDLNDVPRERWAATQVDAIAEPDVFISDDTPMDEAVERMFRARDQMLIVVRDGEPVGLLTPSLVVDAVT